The Musa acuminata AAA Group cultivar baxijiao chromosome BXJ1-3, Cavendish_Baxijiao_AAA, whole genome shotgun sequence genome window below encodes:
- the LOC103978282 gene encoding protein neprosin: MQTALEEGSQLQNSPGMASSCAKAYRIISFFLACLLLASNSAAAINSTTLDPRDEIRAKHRSIRAHLKRVNKPAVRTIKSPDGDLIDCVPSHLQPAFDHPKLRGQRPSDPPERPKGNNSSSTLLDAKFQAWTISGESCPQGSVPIRRASREDILRASSIQGFGRKPAAGRLRRDSRSTGHEHAVGYVMGAQYYGAKASLSVWAPRVTSVSEFSLSQMWVISGSFGNDLNTIEAGWQVSPQLYGDSRPRFFTYWTSDAYQETGCYNLLCSGFVQTNNKIAIGAAISPISALDGGQFDIDLLVWKDPKHGHWWLEMGAGVLVGYWPTFLFSHLAVHANMVQFGGEIVNTRSSGYHTSTQMGSGHFAAEGFRRASYFRNLQLVDWDNSLIPLSSNLRLLADHPNCYTIQGGVNGVWGNYFYYGGPGRNVRCP, from the exons ATGCAGACAGCTCTAGAAGAAGGATCGCAGCTCCAAAATTCCCCGGGCATGGCTTCTAGCTGCGCCAAAGCTTATCGAATCATTTCGTTTTTCCTTGCTTGTCTTCTCCTTGCTTCCAACTCGGCAGCCGCGATCAATAGCACAACACTCGATCCCAGGGATGAGATACGAGCGAAGCATAGGAGCATCAGAGCCCATCTGAAGAGGGTGAACAAGCCTGCTGTCAGGACGATTAAG AGTCCTGACGGTGATCTTATAGACTGTGTTCCATCGCATCTCCAGCCAGCATTCGATCATCCGAAGCTACGAGGCCAGAGACCGTCG GATCCACCTGAGAGACCAAAAGGCAACAACTCGAGCAGCACACTACTGGACGCCAAGTTCCAGGCGTGGACAATCTCCGGCGAGTCGTGTCCCCAAGGATCGGTGCCGATTCGGAGGGCGTCACGAGAAGACATACTGAGAGCCAGCTCCATTCAGGGGTTTGGGCGGAAGCCGGCTGCAGGCAGATTGCGTCGTGATTCGAGAAGCACTGGCCACGAG CATGCAGTTGGTTATGTCATGGGAGCTCAGTATTACGGTGCAAAAGCTAGCCTTAGCGTGTGGGCACCGAGAGTGACAAGCGTATCCGAGTTCAGCTTGTCTCAGATGTGGGTAATCTCTGGCTCTTTCGGCAATGATCTTAACACCATCGAAGCTGGATGGCAG GTTAGTCCTCAGCTTTATGGAGATAGCAGGCCCAGATTTTTCACATATTGGACG AGTGATGCGTATCAGGAGACAGGCTGCTACAATCTCTTGTGCTCAGGCTTTGTCCAAACAAATAATAAGATCGCCATTGGAGCAGCAATCTCACCAATATCTGCACTAGACGGTGGCCAATTCGACATTGATCTTCTCGTGTGGAAG GACCCGAAGCATGGACATTGGTGGCTGGAGATGGGAGCAGGCGTGCTGGTGGGCTACTGGCCTACCTTCTTATTCAGTCACCTGGCTGTGCACGCAAACATGGTGCAGTTTGGCGGAGAGATCGTCAACACCCGGTCATCGGGGTACCACACATCAACCCAGATGGGCAGCGGCCATTTCGCCGCAGAAGGTTTCCGCCGGGCTTCCTACTTCCGCAATCTGCAACTTGTCGACTGGGACAACAGTttgatcccattgtcctctaacctCAGACTCCTGGCTGACCATCCAAACTGCTACACCATCCAAGGTGGAGTTAATGGCGTCTGGGGGAACTATTTCTATTACGGAGGACCAGGAAGAAACGTGAGGTGTCCTTGA